A region of the Dasypus novemcinctus isolate mDasNov1 chromosome X, mDasNov1.1.hap2, whole genome shotgun sequence genome:
CCACTGTCACAACTGTTGCTGAGGCGGCTGCTGTGGGCAGGGCATATGCAGCCGGGGGTTCAGAGTGGAGAACGGTGCCAAAGAGCCTGAACCAGCCCCTGGCTCCAGCTCCAAGCCATTCTGGTTCTCTTGGATGCTGGGGCTGTCAGTGGTGGGAAGGGGTTGGGGGGCCCCCTCACCCCCAGtctcctcctccagctcctcctcctcctgggccTCCTCGGCCTCTGGCCCTGAGCTCCGTACCCTCTTTGGCTCTAGCTCCTCTCGGGCTGGGTCATCGCCCTCCCCACCCCGATCCACcttccgccgccgccgcctctccAGGGCCCGGCCCCGTGCCCGACTCCCATGGCGCTCTGCTTTCTCCAGCTGTGATCAGATAGGCAGAAAAGAATTGTGGGCCAGTGGtcaggcctgggctccctgcctgcTTGGCCTGACCTCCTGGCCCTGCCCAtcactcctctcctctcctctcctcaccTCCAGAAGTGTGTGGATCCGTTCTAGGTCTGGGGGCTGCCCAGCCTGCAGCAGCTGCCAGATGCTATGGTTCTCATCCAGGGTCACTTCAAGCAGATCCCCCTCCATCATGAGTTCCTCCAGGGGGGCCCGGGTTGCCTCAGGCAGCTCCAGTACAGGGCCAGTCAACTGTGGCAACAGCGAGGACAGCAGCTCCAGGTCTGGAGTTTGGGGGAACAGACTGGATTAGAGGCTGCCCCTGGTCTTACCCCCAGCACCACAACAGAGACAAGGACCATATGGGTAACTATGGTAGTATCAAGCCAATAGCCTACCCACACCTAGACCTACCTCTCTTACCTGAGCCCTCCCCCGGGGCTACCTTCTCAGGACTGGTCACACTGTCTCCATTCTCCAGCAACCCCAGGACCTGCCAAGAAGAGCAAGAATGGGTAAGAGTAACTGAACCAAATAGCTAGGCCCTATTCTCCTCCCCTAACCCCAAGCTTGGGACCCTCCACCTCCTAAAGGAAGAGGACAGAGACAGGCTGCCAGCAGGGAGCATAATCTAGGGATCTGGATGGGATACACAATGGGGCAGGGAGGCTGGGTCAAAGGAGgctgaaaataaaacaggaacAGGGCTGGAGCCTAAAAAGGGTAGGGGCTAGGAGAAAGGAATTTGAAGACAAGAGCTGGGCTGGGCAGCTCACCTTAGGCATATCCTTGCCACTGCCCTCTCTAAGAGGGTCAGGAGCAGGGGTTGAAGGGTAAGTAGGGGGCTCCTCGGGCTTGGGTTCAGCCTGCAGCCGCTGGCGAAGCTCAGCCAGCCGTCCCAACAGAGCAGTCACATCCTCAGAGGCCAGAGCTTGCCTGGCACGGCCTTGCCAGCTGATGGCCCTCTCTGTGAGGCACTGCAGGGCCTCACCCTCAGGTAGCCGCACAGGCAGTCTCTGCAGGGCTACCAGCAGTGCCAGGATGGTCTCCAGGCGTGGGCGCCGTGAACGCATGCACAGTGGACACAGGAATTTGGTGTCCCACTCCCACCAGGCCAGTGGTGGGGATGAGATGGGACTGGGCTTTGGGTAGCTGAGGAGACGGGGCACCGACACACATCGCCCATGGAACCAGTCCTGACACAGGTCACACTGAAGAGCTCCCACCCCAGCTGGCACCTGCCCACACACACAGATGGAGGTTGCAGAGGAGGCTGTGGTCGATGATGCCAGTGGACTGGGCTTGGCTGAGTTGGTGCGACGCAGCTGCAGGATACCCTCCTTCTCCTTTTGTTCCCCCTCCTTGAAGGCCACGATCTGCCGTGACCAGGGCAGGAGGAGAGTCGGTCAGCACCCCATCTCTTCCCTTCTCTGGCCCCTTTAACAACCCACTCCCAAACcagaactgaggctcagaaggggAAAGTGGTCTTCCCAGGATCACCTGGCTCCAACAGTCTTATCATCGCCAGGATGTCCTCACTGCAGGGAGATACCCAGAACCCAACTTCTCCCCATCAACACTCCAGGTCCTTACCACAGAGCCTGGGTCCCTGAGGTCCTGTGCAGACAGCCCCAGCAGTTCTGTGTCAGACTTGTACAACCCTAGCTCCTTTTCCATCCATCGGCTGCGCTTGGTGCTGTCGGAGCCAGCATCTGCACATGGGCAGAGCACCTGAGGCAGGTAGACAGAAGAGGAATGACTGAGTTTCCTCTGGTGCCCGCACTCTCTCCTCCCGTCCCCAGTCCCCCCAAAAGGCCCGTCTTCTCATGAGTCATCTGACAACAGCAAGGGGACAGGTGAGGCTATGGGTCAGGGTCTCAGGCCTCACCTCCAGCAGCGTGTAGCAAGAATTCTTCTTAAGGAAGGTCTTGGAGGCCTTCTCCCTCCATGAATGAGCTGTCAGTACCTGCAGCTCTAACTGTCTCAGCTCCTCCAGCCCCACAGGTAGGTCCCGGCCCACAGCCACCAGGCCTTCCAGGTCATCCAAGCAGGGGTAGTGGTCACCATTCTGGGGATAAGGGTAAGAGAAAGTTCAGTTCAACTTGTCAAAATCTACAGATTCTTACTGTACCTGGTCCTGAGCTGGGCAGGACAGGGAAGATGGACTGGACTCATGGTCTTGAGACAGAAAAAAAACGGGGATCATATACCAAGGAGCTTCCACCTGTCTCTCCCCCAAAACTCCTACATTCATTGGCCCAGCCCCAAAATTTCCAGGACCACCAGACTAGTTATTTTGTTGTGGTTTGCTTCTTCTACCCTCCTCCATGCCAACAGCCCCTGCCCAGCTCCATTCCCACACCACCTGCCTCCCTGCTCCTACCATTTTCATTCTAACCAGCATCCTCTCTTCCCTCAGGTCAGCCTCCCAACCCCTATTCACACTGCTTACCAAGCACACTGGTGCCTCCTATGTGCCATGTCCCCTTCCTCTCTCTAGCCAACCCAATCCAGCACAACCTATGTATGTGCCATCTCTTCCCCGCTGGACTGAAGGCCAGGGTAAGAATGGGGTTGAAGGGTGGGGGTGGACGATAGGGTCCTCACTTGGATCTCATCCACATCAGCAATCCAGGCCCGGGCCTTAGCAAGAGCCTCCTTGAGAGCCTGAATGTTGGGCAGGTGAACAGGGATGTTTTCTGCCTCACGGATTATGGCCTCCAGTGTGGCTGGTGGATGCTTCTGCCTAAACGTAGGGGAAAAAAGAGGACTTGGTCTGGGGTGGTCTGTCTGAACAGCCCAGCTTGGCCACCAGATACATCTGCATAGGCCCTTGGTGCACCTGTTCATCCTTCTCCTAGTTGAATCTACTTGCTTGCATTCTGTCTATGGGTGGCTGCCAGTCCCTGTTTGTTTCAGATTGTATGCACCAAACTTCATCCTTCTGCCATAGCTCCTTCTGCTTATCTGCTAATCTGTCAGCCTGCTAGCAGTGCCTACACATATAAACCTGTGGTATTAATCTGTTGCTGCAGATTTGTCAAATTGCCCTGTGTGTGATGTCTTTCTACCAACTTTGTTTATCTGCCTGTTAGTACTTCTGCTTATGTGCAGGTAAACATGTCGGCTTGTAGGGCTGGACCTCTATATATCTCGGCATTTGTCCATCTCTGCATCTCTAACAGCCCACCTCTGCCTCCATGTGTACATGATGTTTAAAAACAAGATAGGATACAAAAGAGGGGAGAGTCAACACTTCGACACAAGATTCTAGATTCCCACCCATGGGAATCATCTTCAGGTTCTCCTGAAGATTAGATGTGCTCTCCCTTTCCCATGTCCTCCAGGTATCGGTATACCAGGATTACAGTACGGCAGGGAGAGGTAGAAGCTGGACCTACCTGGCCTCCAGGCAGAGATGAGCCTTCTCCTCCCAGCGTTCAGCAATGGTCAGCAGCTCCTGCAGCTCAGCCTGGGCCTTATCcacagcagggctgggggctaCACTGGCACCCGCAACCAGCAGTCCCCGCATGACAGCCAGGGTGCCCCTTCGGGCTGAGGGAGCCAGCGTGCGTTTCACCTCATCCAGCCATTGTGCCTGCTCCACCTGCCGCTGGAGCTGCTGGGCCTCAGGTACTTCCACCCCAAGCTGTCGCCCCTTCTCCAACAGGGATTGCAGTAGTGCTGGACTAGAGGGCAATGAGGCCAGGGCCTCACGGGCCTCAGCCTGGTAGGCCTCCACCTGTTCCAGAATACCCTAACAGGAAACAGGATGAAGAACAAGCTCCTTAGCTTTTGGGAAAAGAAAGCCGACCTTGCACTAGGCTCTCCTTCTCCATGCCCTAAGACAGTGGTTTCCAATGCTATTAGAATACCCTGAGGCAATCTGTTCAAAATGCATATTCCTGGGCCCAACACTTAGAGATCCAGAGATCCTTCATGGGGGTTGGTCAAGAGTCTGCGTTTTATTTAACTTCCCAGAGGATTCTGATGTGCAGCACCAAGAGACCCTTTGCCCTAAAAAACGCTTAAGCTATGTTTAATCTTCTCACAAACCCTCATCTCCACTGGTGTCCACTGCCATTTCCACCCCATTTCTTCTCTATCTTCATGAACTTTGCTCAACTTTCCAGGCCCAACAAATATCTTTGtcactttcttctccttctccaacTTCTCCAGGAAAACTTCCCTTGACTCTGCATCCTATACTTGTACCCTTTACCACCAGCTCCTCAAATATCATTTGCAAAAGGCAGTCCTTAGTCCTTTTGCCTCAtactttccattattttttcacatgtttatcTTCTCTTACCCAAATAAACTATTTAAGGGAACCAAGAGGGGCCTACTGCTCAGGTCCCTGATCCCTCAGCAGCACTCCAAGCCCATCCCTCCTCACCTTGACATCCCCAATCTGGTGCATGGCACAAGGCAGGTTGTTCATCTGGTCCAGAAAGGCCCGGAGCTCAGCCAGGGTCATCTGTAGACCAGCCACCCTGTGGGGGCTATGGAGTTTCACATAAAGGGTTTCAGGTCCAAATCCAGCCCCCTCCCTCCATCTCTGTGCTAAGACTCAACACCTTTCCTCACCATACCTACCCACCTTGATCTCTCATACCTCAGAATTCTTCCAGATGTCTAAGTTGGGTGGAGGGAGAGTTTTAAGATACAAGCATTTCATATGAGGTGAAAGAATTGGAGTAGGATAACGGCTTAAAATTAACTAATGGCAACAGAAGCTGGACTTTCCATTTTCAACTCATCATCTTTCACTGTAAACTCTAAAGCTGTGCAACTACGGGGCAGGCTTATGCTTCTGTGTCCTTTCCTTACCCCTAAACCTTCTACAATTCCTCCCTGCCCACAAAACCCCTCAGCCTATCCCTCAACTATCCTTCAGGTacttatgaaaaaaaagaaacatctcTAGTTTTCTTGTCACTGAGGCACCCCTCTCCATTCTAAGTTGCCTCATCTCCTTGCCCTTCCCAAGGCCTCCCAAGCTACCTCACAATCCAGTGCTTCCAATTTCCTGATGTCCAGTCTGCCCAATGGTACTCAGAATCCACCAATGATAGCACTTTTCCTAGGTACATGATCCTCAATAGGCTATCTCTACCCCAACACCTCATGCTGCTATACCCAGCTTCCTGGCCGCTGACCAGTCCCAGAGCCCGGGACACGCAAGCCTCCGCTTCACTCAAGCAATTCTTCAGTCGCTGCAGTAGCTCACTATTAGGAAACCTCCGCTCACGGGCCTCAGACTCTAGTGCTCTCAGCTCTTCAAGGCCTGGAGAGAGAACGAGAGCAGCAAGGAGTAGGCAGTATTGAGGAAAGGCAGATGAGGAGGGTTCGAGGTACAGGTGGAAAGGGAATAGAACTTGCCTGTGGAGTCCCTCTGTCCCCCCATCACTCACTGCGCTTCCGCCCATCCTCCACCTCCAGGGCCACTCGCACTTTGTTGGCCCAAGTGTCAAATGACTCGGCCCGAACCTTCAGCTTATGCAGCATGGCAGGGAGCTCATCCAAGGTGTACCGATACCTGGAGGACAAGGGAAAGGGACAGCATATCTGGCTCaactctgcctcctcctccatgCCCCATTTCTACCAGGTAGGCCCCATGCTCACCGCAGATACTGCCGGCTACTAGAGCACTTGCAGAGGTCATTGATGTGGGAAAGACAGACAAGGCCATCTGGGCAGTCATAGCAGGCTAGGGCTGATAGGAAGCACGTGGTCTTGCACTTGATGCACTGGCGCTCATCATCTGGGAGCAGCTCAAAAGCCTCTCGCTCAGCCTCTGTGATGCCCTGGGAGTGTTCAGCCCATACACATTATATAAAACCAGAACAGCATTGTAGAAACCCCCATCTCAGAGACCAGAGCCCCACTTTAGACTCAAAGACTCAAATCTGTGCTGATGACAGTGGAGAAGCCCAAACCCCAGAGAGCACACCTGAACTTTAGAGCAGGGGTTTCCAAAAGGGCGTTTTGGGCAAGAAAGGAAAGTGGTAGACTAAGTCCCCAGAGAGTTGGCAATGTGTGGGAGTGGCCAAAAAAAGGCCTGGCTAGTATGGGTGTGTACTGTGTAACAATGCTGGCTACTTAGCAGACAGAAGAAATTGCTTATACATACCTAACTTAAATATATTCAACTGTACATGTTCATGCCTAGTGTTCAaagatacacatttttttcaatgACATGGCTTCCAAACCTAAGCCAATGACTTCATCTGTTCCTCAGATGAAGAAAAAGTAATCTATtccaaaaaaaacacaggaaaagccAGCTATATGAGAATAATTGAGAGACAATACAATGTTATACATAACAGGCAATTTTAGGgaatttaaaggaaattttgACTACCATAATTTGTCATATTTAATGACTTTAAAACCTAACCcggcttgggaattgtcctgaatgactctgcaacaacagatacaggccattatatatcctgccataacctacagaattaagtgggagagagtgtaaactacaatgtaaactttaattcatgcttagtgtcaatactctaaaatgtgttcatcaattgcaatgaatgtacctcactaacgaaggatgttgttaatgtgggaaaatgtgggaggtgtgaggagcaggacatatgggaatcccctatattttttgtgacatttgtataatctaagtatcttttaaaaataagattaaataaaaaaacaaaaacaaaacccaacccCTGCATCATAAGATATGAGTCCACTGCATAAAACAAATCCCACTTCACCACTTATTAGCTATGTGATCTTGAGTAAATTATATAAACCTTTCTgggtttcagtttccttatcttgtaaaatggagataacagtACCACCTTCACTGGGTGTTGAGGATTAACAAACATAAAGCAATGAAGGGCTGAGAAAAGCACATTAGAACTTAGAATAAATGCTCAACCAATATTTACGGTTATTATCTCTAATTTTCAGACAAGAATACCTACTTCATAGGCCAATCTCATTTTACTGAGGAGGAAGTCTCAGAGTCAGCAATTTGCCTAAAGTAAGAATATGACTGCAGTCAATTTTGACTTCAAAAAAATGCTCTAAGAGTGAAGCCCCTAGgtatatttgttgttgtttttgttgttccaCTGAGAACGGGATACAAACTATAAGCCCTCTCCCCAGAAAAGTACTCAAATACACATACAatcttttaaagaatttcaaGACTGGGGGTGGGTGCAGAACCCTACTTGAAGTGTAAAGAATTTTGAATGTCAGCATGAGAATGTCTATTCTCCCCACCTTGCTTTGGCTCCTTCCCATAGCCTGGCATAGCCACAAGGTCATCACTTAATAACAGCAGTGAAAGGCTCCTAGAGAGAAAATGATCCTTGAAGAGATCACCAACACCACAAACTGCAAGGCCCCATACATTTACTATAGCTGCAACTTTCCTTACAGTTCTTCATGCTTGTAGGAAAGCTGTAATTcagctttaaaataataaagtattacCAAACAAGCAGCAAGAGGTCCTTAGGACTAATATTTCTTTGTAA
Encoded here:
- the KDM5C gene encoding lysine-specific demethylase 5C isoform X25, which encodes MEPGADDFLPPPECPVFEPSWAEFRDPLGYIAKIRPIAEKSGICKIRPPADWQPPFAVEVDNFRFTPRIQRLNELEAQTRVKLNYLDQIAKFWEIQGSSLKIPNVERRILDLYSLSKIVVEEGGYEAICKDRRWARVAQRLNYPPGKNIGSLLRSHYERIVYPYEMYQSGANLVCNTRPFDNEEKDKEYKPHSIPLRQSVQPSKFNSYGRRAKRLQPDPEPTEEDIEKNPELKKLQIYGAGPKMMGLGLMAKDKTLRKKDKEGPECPPTVVVKEESGGDVKVESTSPKTFLESKDELSHSPEPCTKMTMRLRRNHSNAQFIESYVCRMCSRGDEDDKLLLCDGCDDNYHIFCLLPPLPEIPKGVWRCPKCVMAECKRPPEAFGFEQATREYTLQSFGEMADSFKADYFNMPVHMVPTELVEKEFWRLVNSIEEDVTVEYGADIHSKEFGSGFPVSDSKRHLTPEEEEYATSGWNLNVMPVLEQSVLCHINADISGMKVPWLYVGMVFSAFCWHIEDHWSYSINYLHWGEPKTWYGVPSLAAEHLEEVMKKLTPELFDSQPDLLHQLVTLMNPNTLMSHGVPVVRTNQCAGEFVITFPRAYHSGFNQGYNFAEAVNFCTADWLPAGRQCIEHYRRLRRYCVFSHEELICKMAACPEKLDLNLAAAVHKEMFIMVQEERRLRKALLEKGITEAEREAFELLPDDERQCIKCKTTCFLSALACYDCPDGLVCLSHINDLCKCSSSRQYLRYRYTLDELPAMLHKLKVRAESFDTWANKVRVALEVEDGRKRSLEELRALESEARERRFPNSELLQRLKNCLSEAEACVSRALGLVSGQEAGVAGLQMTLAELRAFLDQMNNLPCAMHQIGDVKGILEQVEAYQAEAREALASLPSSPALLQSLLEKGRQLGVEVPEAQQLQRQVEQAQWLDEVKRTLAPSARRGTLAVMRGLLVAGASVAPSPAVDKAQAELQELLTIAERWEEKAHLCLEARQKHPPATLEAIIREAENIPVHLPNIQALKEALAKARAWIADVDEIQNGDHYPCLDDLEGLVAVGRDLPVGLEELRQLELQVLTAHSWREKASKTFLKKNSCYTLLEVLCPCADAGSDSTKRSRWMEKELGLYKSDTELLGLSAQDLRDPGSVIVAFKEGEQKEKEGILQLRRTNSAKPSPLASSTTASSATSICVCGQVPAGVGALQCDLCQDWFHGRCVSVPRLLSYPKPSPISSPPLAWWEWDTKFLCPLCMRSRRPRLETILALLVALQRLPVRLPEGEALQCLTERAISWQGRARQALASEDVTALLGRLAELRQRLQAEPKPEEPPTYPSTPAPDPLREGSGKDMPKVLGLLENGDSVTSPEKVAPGEGSDLELLSSLLPQLTGPVLELPEATRAPLEELMMEGDLLEVTLDENHSIWQLLQAGQPPDLERIHTLLELEKAERHGSRARGRALERRRRRKVDRGGEGDDPAREELEPKREEETSHSCARSFLF
- the KDM5C gene encoding lysine-specific demethylase 5C isoform X18, which encodes MEPGADDFLPPPECPVFEPSWAEFRDPLGYIAKIRPIAEKSGICKIRPPADWQPPFAVEVDNFRFTPRIQRLNELEAQTRVKLNYLDQIAKFWEIQGSSLKIPNVERRILDLYSLSKIVVEEGGYEAICKDRRWARVAQRLNYPPGKNIGSLLRSHYERIVYPYEMYQSGANLVCNTRPFDNEEKDKEYKPHSIPLRQSVQPSKFNSYGRRAKRLQPDPEPTEEDIEKNPELKKLQIYGAGPKMMGLGLMAKDKTLRKKDKEGPECPPTVVVKEESGGDVKVESTSPKTFLESKDELSHSPEPCTKMTMRLRRNHSNAQFIESYVCRMCSRGDEDDKLLLCDGCDDNYHIFCLLPPLPEIPKGVWRCPKCVMAECKRPPEAFGFEQATREYTLQSFGEMADSFKADYFNMPVHMVPTELVEKEFWRLVNSIEEDVTVEYGADIHSKEFGSGFPVSDSKRHLTPEEEEYATSGWNLNVMPVLEQSVLCHINADISGMKVPWLYVGMVFSAFCWHIEDHWSYSINYLHWGEPKTWYGVPSLAAEHLEEVMKKLTPELFDSQPDLLHQLVTLMNPNTLMSHGVPVVRTNQCAGEFVITFPRAYHSGFNQGYNFAEAVNFCTADWLPAGRQCIEHYRRLRRYCVFSHEELICKMAACPEKLDLNLAAAVHKEMFIMVQEERRLRKALLEKGITEAEREAFELLPDDERQCIKCKTTCFLSALACYDCPDGLVCLSHINDLCKCSSSRQYLRYRYTLDELPAMLHKLKVRAESFDTWANKVRVALEVEDGRKRSLEELRALESEARERRFPNSELLQRLKNCLSEAEACVSRALGLVSGQEAGVAGLQMTLAELRAFLDQMNNLPCAMHQIGDVKGILEQVEAYQAEAREALASLPSSPALLQSLLEKGRQLGVEVPEAQQLQRQVEQAQWLDEVKRTLAPSARRGTLAVMRGLLVAGASVAPSPAVDKAQAELQELLTIAERWEEKAHLCLEARQKHPPATLEAIIREAENIPVHLPNIQALKEALAKARAWIADVDEIQNGDHYPCLDDLEGLVAVGRDLPVGLEELRQLELQVLTAHSWREKASKTFLKKNSCYTLLEVLCPCADAGSDSTKRSRWMEKELGLYKSDTELLGLSAQDLRDPGSVIVAFKEGEQKEKEGILQLRRTNSAKPSPLASSTTASSATSICVCGQVPAGVGALQCDLCQDWFHGRCVSVPRLLSYPKPSPISSPPLAWWEWDTKFLCPLCMRSRRPRLETILALLVALQRLPVRLPEGEALQCLTERAISWQGRARQALASEDVTALLGRLAELRQRLQAEPKPEEPPTYPSTPAPDPLREGSGKDMPKVLGLLENGDSVTSPEKVAPGEGSGKRDLELLSSLLPQLTGPVLELPEATRAPLEELMMEGDLLEVTLDENHSIWQLLQAGQPPDLERIHTLLELEKAERHGSRARGRALERRRRRKVDRGGEGDDPAREELEPKREALGTEPGTSHVGSRCSTT
- the KDM5C gene encoding lysine-specific demethylase 5C isoform X16 — translated: MEPGADDFLPPPECPVFEPSWAEFRDPLGYIAKIRPIAEKSGICKIRPPADWQPPFAVEVDNFRFTPRIQRLNELEAQTRVKLNYLDQIAKFWEIQGSSLKIPNVERRILDLYSLSKIVVEEGGYEAICKDRRWARVAQRLNYPPGKNIGSLLRSHYERIVYPYEMYQSGANLVCNTRPFDNEEKDKEYKPHSIPLRQSVQPSKFNSYGRRAKRLQPDPEPTEEDIEKNPELKKLQIYGAGPKMMGLGLMAKDKTLRKKDKEGPECPPTVVVKEESGGDVKVESTSPKTFLESKDELSHSPEPCTKMTMRLRRNHSNAQFIESYVCRMCSRGDEDDKLLLCDGCDDNYHIFCLLPPLPEIPKGVWRCPKCVMAECKRPPEAFGFEQATREYTLQSFGEMADSFKADYFNMPVHMVPTELVEKEFWRLVNSIEEDVTVEYGADIHSKEFGSGFPVSDSKRHLTPEEEEYATSGWNLNVMPVLEQSVLCHINADISGMKVPWLYVGMVFSAFCWHIEDHWSYSINYLHWGEPKTWYGVPSLAAEHLEEVMKKLTPELFDSQPDLLHQLVTLMNPNTLMSHGVPVVRTNQCAGEFVITFPRAYHSGFNQGYNFAEAVNFCTADWLPAGRQCIEHYRRLRRYCVFSHEELICKMAACPEKLDLNLAAAVHKEMFIMVQEERRLRKALLEKGITEAEREAFELLPDDERQCIKCKTTCFLSALACYDCPDGLVCLSHINDLCKCSSSRQYLRYRYTLDELPAMLHKLKVRAESFDTWANKVRVALEVEDGRKRSLEELRALESEARERRFPNSELLQRLKNCLSEAEACVSRALGLVSGQEAGPHRVAGLQMTLAELRAFLDQMNNLPCAMHQIGDVKGILEQVEAYQAEAREALASLPSSPALLQSLLEKGRQLGVEVPEAQQLQRQVEQAQWLDEVKRTLAPSARRGTLAVMRGLLVAGASVAPSPAVDKAQAELQELLTIAERWEEKAHLCLEARQKHPPATLEAIIREAENIPVHLPNIQALKEALAKARAWIADVDEIQNGDHYPCLDDLEGLVAVGRDLPVGLEELRQLELQVLTAHSWREKASKTFLKKNSCYTLLEVLCPCADAGSDSTKRSRWMEKELGLYKSDTELLGLSAQDLRDPGSVIVAFKEGEQKEKEGILQLRRTNSAKPSPLASSTTASSATSICVCGQVPAGVGALQCDLCQDWFHGRCVSVPRLLSYPKPSPISSPPLAWWEWDTKFLCPLCMRSRRPRLETILALLVALQRLPVRLPEGEALQCLTERAISWQGRARQALASEDVTALLGRLAELRQRLQAEPKPEEPPTYPSTPAPDPLREGSGKDMPKVLGLLENGDSVTSPEKVAPGEGSDLELLSSLLPQLTGPVLELPEATRAPLEELMMEGDLLEVTLDENHSIWQLLQAGQPPDLERIHTLLELEKAERHGSRARGRALERRRRRKVDRGGEGDDPAREELEPKREALGTEPGTSHVGSRCSTT
- the KDM5C gene encoding lysine-specific demethylase 5C isoform X12 translates to MEPGADDFLPPPECPVFEPSWAEFRDPLGYIAKIRPIAEKSGICKIRPPADWQPPFAVEVDNFRFTPRIQRLNELEAQTRVKLNYLDQIAKFWEIQGSSLKIPNVERRILDLYSLSKIVVEEGGYEAICKDRRWARVAQRLNYPPGKNIGSLLRSHYERIVYPYEMYQSGANLVQCNTRPFDNEEKDKEYKPHSIPLRQSVQPSKFNSYGRRAKRLQPDPEPTEEDIEKNPELKKLQIYGAGPKMMGLGLMAKDKTLRKKELLFSLLDKEGPECPPTVVVKEESGGDVKVESTSPKTFLESKDELSHSPEPCTKMTMRLRRNHSNAQFIESYVCRMCSRGDEDDKLLLCDGCDDNYHIFCLLPPLPEIPKGVWRCPKCVMAECKRPPEAFGFEQATREYTLQSFGEMADSFKADYFNMPVHMVPTELVEKEFWRLVNSIEEDVTVEYGADIHSKEFGSGFPVSDSKRHLTPEEEEYATSGWNLNVMPVLEQSVLCHINADISGMKVPWLYVGMVFSAFCWHIEDHWSYSINYLHWGEPKTWYGVPSLAAEHLEEVMKKLTPELFDSQPDLLHQLVTLMNPNTLMSHGVPVVRTNQCAGEFVITFPRAYHSGFNQGYNFAEAVNFCTADWLPAGRQCIEHYRRLRRYCVFSHEELICKMAACPEKLDLNLAAAVHKEMFIMVQEERRLRKALLEKGITEAEREAFELLPDDERQCIKCKTTCFLSALACYDCPDGLVCLSHINDLCKCSSSRQYLRYRYTLDELPAMLHKLKVRAESFDTWANKVRVALEVEDGRKRSLEELRALESEARERRFPNSELLQRLKNCLSEAEACVSRALGLVSGQEAGPHRVAGLQMTLAELRAFLDQMNNLPCAMHQIGDVKGILEQVEAYQAEAREALASLPSSPALLQSLLEKGRQLGVEVPEAQQLQRQVEQAQWLDEVKRTLAPSARRGTLAVMRGLLVAGASVAPSPAVDKAQAELQELLTIAERWEEKAHLCLEARQKHPPATLEAIIREAENIPVHLPNIQALKEALAKARAWIADVDEIQNGDHYPCLDDLEGLVAVGRDLPVGLEELRQLELQVLTAHSWREKASKTFLKKNSCYTLLEVLCPCADAGSDSTKRSRWMEKELGLYKSDTELLGLSAQDLRDPGSVIVAFKEGEQKEKEGILQLRRTNSAKPSPLASSTTASSATSICVCGQVPAGVGALQCDLCQDWFHGRCVSVPRLLSYPKPSPISSPPLAWWEWDTKFLCPLCMRSRRPRLETILALLVALQRLPVRLPEGEALQCLTERAISWQGRARQALASEDVTALLGRLAELRQRLQAEPKPEEPPTYPSTPAPDPLREGSGKDMPKVLGLLENGDSVTSPEKVAPGEGSDLELLSSLLPQLTGPVLELPEATRAPLEELMMEGDLLEVTLDENHSIWQLLQAGQPPDLERIHTLLELEKAERHGSRARGRALERRRRRKVDRGGEGDDPAREELEPKREALGTEPGTSHVGSRCSTT